A genomic segment from Streptomyces sp. NBC_00459 encodes:
- a CDS encoding class I adenylate-forming enzyme family protein, producing MGELESGLDLDPGSVPVSVPGSAPDSDLDSDLAALVQRLFDARDDRLPYLTHQQETLTRGELRERVTKQAAVFAGCGIGPGSTVGLRTPPSFTQIEVLLALWRLGAQVLLFDFRLKPPEVAALCSSCRPQFMVSAGSNVRATFGFRSEYEVVTERRRTGLPATTGHRLVQFSSGSTGRPKVIGRTARSLATEVDRFAGVPGMPVEGDRLLLLSSTAHSFGLIGGLLHSLAAGVSVVFAPRVSARDILRTALEHRITALFGVPTHYELLAGAIDPPALPDLRIAVSGGEIMPPQVAARFAQQYGVEVGEAYGTTETGIVAIDVGGTLRPSVGRAAPGVSVRVRRGELDVALDESPYLFDSGGTQHADGWLHTRDRATLDATGAVLVQGRADSLVVIGGLKVDLTEVENVLREHPAVEQAVLVHEDVTEAYVAVRAGSERPAAEELLRWCRERLADYKVPRVVRVLDALPRTSNGKLVRQADTLRSAG from the coding sequence ATGGGCGAACTCGAATCAGGCCTCGACCTGGATCCCGGCTCAGTTCCCGTCTCAGTTCCCGGCTCAGCTCCTGACTCGGATCTCGACTCGGATCTCGCCGCCCTGGTGCAGCGGCTGTTCGACGCGCGTGACGACCGGCTGCCGTATCTGACACATCAACAGGAGACGCTCACCCGGGGCGAGTTACGGGAGCGGGTGACCAAGCAGGCGGCCGTCTTCGCCGGATGCGGCATCGGGCCGGGCAGCACCGTGGGACTGCGGACCCCGCCCAGTTTCACGCAGATCGAGGTGCTGCTCGCCCTGTGGCGGCTCGGCGCGCAGGTGCTGCTCTTCGACTTCCGGCTCAAACCGCCAGAGGTGGCGGCGCTCTGCTCGTCCTGCCGGCCGCAGTTCATGGTCAGCGCCGGTTCCAACGTCCGGGCCACGTTCGGTTTCCGGTCCGAGTACGAGGTCGTCACCGAGCGGCGCAGAACCGGCCTCCCCGCCACCACCGGGCACCGCCTCGTCCAGTTCAGCTCGGGGTCCACCGGACGGCCGAAAGTCATCGGCAGGACAGCCCGGTCGCTCGCCACCGAGGTGGACCGGTTCGCCGGGGTCCCCGGCATGCCGGTCGAGGGCGACAGGCTGCTGCTGCTCAGTTCGACGGCGCACAGCTTCGGTCTGATCGGCGGCCTGCTCCACTCCCTCGCCGCCGGTGTCTCCGTCGTCTTCGCCCCGCGCGTCTCCGCCCGCGACATCCTGCGGACCGCGCTGGAACACCGGATCACCGCTCTGTTCGGCGTACCGACGCACTACGAACTCCTCGCCGGCGCCATCGATCCTCCCGCACTGCCCGACCTGCGGATCGCGGTGTCGGGCGGCGAGATCATGCCCCCGCAGGTCGCTGCCCGGTTCGCACAGCAGTACGGCGTCGAGGTCGGCGAGGCGTACGGGACCACGGAGACCGGCATCGTCGCCATCGACGTCGGCGGCACACTGCGCCCCTCGGTCGGCCGGGCGGCGCCGGGAGTGTCGGTCCGGGTGCGGCGGGGTGAACTGGACGTCGCCCTCGACGAGTCGCCGTACCTCTTCGACTCGGGCGGCACCCAGCACGCGGACGGCTGGCTGCACACCAGGGACCGGGCCACGCTGGACGCCACCGGCGCGGTACTGGTGCAGGGGCGCGCGGACTCCCTCGTCGTCATCGGCGGCCTCAAGGTGGACCTCACCGAGGTGGAGAACGTACTGCGCGAGCACCCGGCCGTCGAACAGGCGGTCCTGGTCCACGAAGACGTGACCGAGGCGTACGTCGCGGTGCGCGCGGGTTCCGAACGGCCGGCAGCCGAGGAGCTGTTGCGGTGGTGCCGGGAGCGGTTGGCCGACTACAAGGTGCCCCGGGTCGTGCGGGTGTTGGACGCGTTGCCTCGTACTTCCAACGGGAAGTTGGTCCGGCAGGCCGACACGTTGCGCTCCGCCGGGTAG
- a CDS encoding acyl carrier protein: MSTSTLEDEIREFVLSAVIDDMNILLSRDGITDDSPVTVGGLDVDSLSLIELTLRLESRFGVEIPDTDIEPLATLTLGGLVAEVVRRGAKA; this comes from the coding sequence ATGAGTACGTCGACCCTGGAAGATGAGATCCGCGAGTTCGTCCTGAGCGCGGTCATCGACGACATGAACATCCTGCTGAGCCGCGACGGCATCACCGACGACAGTCCGGTGACCGTCGGCGGCCTGGATGTCGACTCCCTGAGCCTGATCGAACTCACGCTGAGACTGGAGTCGCGGTTCGGCGTCGAGATCCCCGACACCGACATCGAACCCCTCGCCACGCTGACCCTCGGCGGGCTCGTCGCCGAGGTCGTCCGCCGCGGTGCGAAGGCATGA
- a CDS encoding acyl carrier protein has product MSTSTGATGTGITTDSVRELLSDRKVFPGLPEDLGEDAELVLDSLGLVWLLHVVEERYGLVVEPTDEDIAGLTSLRRLTGYLRTAQREGARDDA; this is encoded by the coding sequence ATGAGTACGAGCACGGGGGCCACCGGCACCGGCATCACCACCGACTCCGTACGGGAGCTCCTGTCGGACCGCAAGGTCTTCCCCGGGCTGCCCGAGGACCTCGGCGAGGACGCCGAACTGGTCCTGGACTCACTCGGGTTGGTGTGGCTGCTCCATGTGGTGGAGGAGCGGTACGGCCTGGTCGTGGAGCCCACCGACGAGGACATCGCCGGGCTGACGTCGCTCCGGCGGCTCACCGGATACCTGCGTACCGCCCAGAGGGAGGGCGCCCGGGATGACGCGTGA
- a CDS encoding 3-dehydroquinate synthase II family protein codes for MRFAWIDLREVPRPQLQAVVDAAIHARMAGVVAADAELLGTLPPTVTRVLVTEGGVPVTTSAKKPGDKEPKGAEKDAKSPSAAATSPSNTAFDVLLRKFHTQDELDALAADHRAGTRTGSAGGTPVSGFIDVRDDRTLQLSCAGAMVLPYTVIHFADPTKIPLEIVLAAAESAEGKLVTVVDGLEEAAIVFDVLERGSDGILFTPRSADEVFALARLLEATTPQLELSTLTVESIRHVGLGDRVCVDTCSHFEEDEGILVGSYSSGFVLCCSETHPLPYMPTRPFRVNAGALHSYTLGPDNRTNYLSEVGSGSALLAVGADGRTRRVVVGRAKLESRPLLEIRTHAEDGRLVSLTVQDDWHVRVLGPGGKVLNVTELQTGDELLGYLAADKRHVGLPIGEFCKEV; via the coding sequence ATGAGGTTCGCATGGATCGACCTGCGTGAGGTCCCCCGTCCGCAGCTCCAGGCGGTGGTGGACGCGGCAATCCACGCCCGGATGGCCGGAGTCGTGGCCGCCGACGCCGAGCTGCTCGGGACCCTGCCCCCGACCGTCACCCGGGTGCTGGTCACCGAGGGCGGCGTCCCGGTCACGACCTCTGCGAAGAAGCCCGGAGACAAGGAGCCGAAGGGCGCCGAGAAGGACGCCAAGTCGCCTTCGGCAGCCGCCACTTCACCGTCGAACACCGCATTCGACGTGCTCCTGCGGAAGTTCCACACCCAGGACGAGCTGGACGCCCTCGCCGCCGACCACCGCGCCGGCACGCGCACCGGCAGCGCCGGTGGCACACCGGTCTCCGGCTTCATCGACGTACGGGACGACCGCACCCTCCAACTGTCGTGCGCGGGCGCCATGGTGCTGCCGTACACGGTCATCCACTTCGCCGACCCGACCAAGATCCCGCTGGAGATCGTGCTCGCCGCGGCCGAGTCCGCCGAGGGCAAGCTCGTGACGGTCGTCGACGGCCTGGAGGAGGCGGCCATCGTCTTCGACGTGCTGGAACGCGGCTCGGACGGCATCCTCTTCACGCCCCGCAGCGCCGACGAGGTGTTCGCGCTGGCACGGCTGTTGGAGGCGACGACACCCCAACTGGAGCTGTCCACCCTGACCGTGGAGAGCATCCGGCACGTCGGACTCGGCGACCGGGTCTGTGTGGACACCTGCTCGCACTTCGAGGAGGACGAGGGCATCCTTGTCGGCTCCTACTCCTCCGGGTTCGTGCTGTGCTGCAGCGAGACCCACCCCCTGCCCTACATGCCGACCCGGCCGTTCCGGGTCAACGCGGGCGCCCTGCACTCGTACACGCTCGGCCCCGACAACCGCACCAACTACCTCAGCGAGGTCGGCTCGGGCAGCGCGCTGCTCGCGGTCGGCGCCGACGGGCGCACCCGGCGGGTCGTCGTCGGGCGGGCGAAACTCGAGTCCCGGCCGCTGCTGGAGATCCGCACCCACGCCGAGGACGGCCGGCTGGTCAGCCTGACCGTGCAGGACGACTGGCACGTACGGGTGCTCGGCCCGGGCGGGAAGGTCCTCAACGTCACCGAGTTGCAGACGGGCGACGAGTTGCTCGGCTATCTGGCCGCCGACAAGCGCCATGTGGGCCTTCCCATCGGCGAGTTCTGCAAGGAGGTCTGA